TTTCCCTTTCATTTTTATGTTTGATCATAAATTGCTGCATATCCAATGCTGCTTGAATAACATCAACAGCATGTGTGGCATTTGGCACCGGCAATCCGCCTGCACACATGTAACTGTCGCCAATCGTTTTTATCTTTTCCACACCGTATTTTTGAACTATATTATCAAAGGCTCGAAAGCAGGTGTCAATCTCGGTAACCAATTCTTGCGGAGACAGTTTTTCTGAAATTTGTGTAAATCCTTTAAAGTCGGTGAACAACACTGTAACTTGATCAATAAGCTTTGCTTCTGAACTCCCTTTTTGTTTAAGCTCTTTTGCTGTTTCTTCAGGCAGGATATTGAGTAAAAGCTGATCGCTGATTTTTTTACCATGGTAAATTGAATATGCGAGCGCAATCACTAAAAATAAACCTAAAACTGTAGCATATAAACCCAATCGCTGTTTTTGGGTTCGCTCTTTTAGCACTTGTTCTTTACCGGCATACTGAAGCGAGTCGGCCAGCTGTTGTAAATTGTGTTCGTACTGTAGAGATTGGCGTAATAAATTTTTGCCATTTTCTTCGTTGATAACAGAATCGCGAATCTGAATACTTGTAACATAATCAGAAAGTGCTTCTTTAAACCTTCCCTTATGTTGCAACATTTCGCTTCGAAGCAAATACGAATGGTCCAAATCACGAAGAAATCCATTTTCTCTACCCAATGCAATACTTTGATTGATATAATAAAAGGCACTGTCATTGCTTTTCCACTGATGGTGCAAATTGGCAATATCTCTGTAGATTAAAAACTTCCCAAGATTGTGATTGATTTCTTCTCTGTATTTTCTTGAACGATGATAAAAACGATATGCCGAATCCAATTTTGACTCTTTTAAGTATATATTGCCCTGGATATTTGACACCCAACCCAAAGCGCCATACTGACCTTCTTTGTTGTCTTTTATTTTAAGCAGGTAAGAAATACATAATTCATTATAATACAGTGCTGAATCAATTTTTTGTAATTCAATAAATATTGATCCAAGATTTCCATAAGCAATCCCAATAAAATAGGGGTCGTCCTGACTTAATGCTGCATCCAATGATTTGATTTGGTATTTTAAAGCTTCCTCAATATTGCCCTGATTTTTATGTGATGATGAGAGGTTGTTGTAGGCAAGACTTACCGAACTCTTAATTTCAGATTTTTCTGCAATGGCAACTTCTTCCATGTGAAATTGAATTGACTTTTTAATATCGCCAACATACTCATAAGCTGTCGCCAACAGATTATAGATATCAATCTTGGTTTTTAGTTTGGAGTGCCCAGTTTTTGAAAACTCAACCCCCTCATGTATTAGTTTATTGGCTTCATTCAGATATTTTAATGCTTCGGGCATAAGTCATACGAAGACTGTCCACTGTTGTTGTATCATACTTGTTAATTAACTCCATAACTTCATTATTCCATTGAGCTGTAACTTGTATGCTAAAGACAAGAAAAAAGATAAATAAGTATCTCATTATAAAGTCAGTTTTAAATACAGGATTTGCATTTAGTCAATTTATCTCAAATGGAGAGCAGTTTATCAAGGACAAACCATTTGTACTACTAATATTCATCTGCGATAAACACAAAGCTATAAAAAATTGATAAGTATGCTTCTTCTTAAATCAAAAGAGAAATCAATAAAAATTGTATCATATTTAATACAGACACTTCTGTAATACCTCCGTAATCATTTCGCACTGATACTCAATATATTTTCTTAGGTATCTCAAACTATGGAATCTTAACAGAACCGCTATCTCTCCTTTTGCTGTAAATACAAAGGACTGTTGTATAATACAATTTTACTTGACTAAAAGTGGCTGATAATGCCGGAAAGTTTTAGTAGGGACTGTTCTAGAAAGCAGGAAGTTAAGACAGTATTATCCTTAACTTATGCAATAAGCTTGATTTGGATTATGCCAAACTTTTTGAGAGATTAAATGGGAACGCAAACTTAACAATCTTGTGAAAAGTGTTGAAACCCCTATGTAAATAGTCCTTTTATTTTAATTTGATGCCAATTTATCAGCCCATAATCATTGAAATAGGGTGATTTAAATCAAACAAAGCAAATTTTTTTGACTTTATAAAGTATAAAATTGACTTTCCAAAAATTTTTGAAACAGGATTTGAACCGTTTCTTACTTCCTTGTTAGAATTTGAAGCAGGAAACAACCTGTTTCTTTCTTCATTTGAAGCTGTTAAAATAAGAATTGGATGGTTTCTTGTTTCATGGAAGATTATTAAAGTAAGAAATGAACCGTTTCTTGTTTCATGGAAGATTATTGAAGTTAGAAATGAACCGTTTCTTGTTTCATGGAAGATTATTGAAGTTAGAAATGAACCGTTTCTTGTTTCATGAATGATTTTTAAAGTAAGAAATGAGGTGTTTCTTGTTTCATTATTCACCCTTATCTTTCTTTGGGTTTTCAAATTTTACGGATAGTAGTGATTTGTTTTAAAACCTCTTTAGCATTAGCAATCAATAGGGTTTTATTAAAATGCCGGACTTTTCAGTTTTTGTAAATTTTCAAACAAATGGTTAAAGCTATAACCTGTCGTTTTAAATTTCTTGAAGAACACCTGCAATTTGACCACTTGCTAAACAACAGCCTGTTTCAGTAACAGAAAATCGGCAATGACTAATGCTGCCATCGCTTCAACAATTGGAACGGCCCGGGGTAAGACACAGGGGTCGTGTCTGCCAATACCTTCTACCATCACCGGATTTCCATATATATCAATGGTAGGTTGAGGTTTTAATATTGTAGCTACAGGTTTAAAAGCAACCCTGAAATAAATATCCATTCCGTTGCTGATACCTCCCTGAATACCTCCGGAATAATTGGTATGAGTGTCAATTTTGCCTTCTGAGTTAACAAAAAACAAGTCATTGTGCTCAGAACCTTTCATCGAAACGCCATTAAAACCGGATCCAAATTCAAAACCTTTTGCAGCATTGATGCTTAACATAGCCATTCCGAGCCGGGCATGTAGTTTGTCGAAAACAGGTTCTCCCAAACCGGGAGGAAGTCCTGAAATCACGGCACTGACCACTCCTCCGATGGTATCACCTTGTTTTCTGATTTTTTTAATCAAATCGGACATGTCAGCGGCCATTTCCACATCGGGGCAACGAACTTCGTTTTGTTCGACATTGTTTTTGTCAAGTTGGGTATAAGGCGTTTTTAAAATCAAATGCCCTACCTGACTGACATATCCCCAAACATTAATTCCATGTTTTGCCAATAACATTTTAGCGATTGCACCTGCTGCAACTCTGGCAGCAGTTTCCCGTGCAGATGAGCGTCCTCCGCCTCTGTAATCCCTGATTTTGTATTTTTCCTGCCAGGTAAAATCGGCATGAGACGGGCGAAACTTGTCTTTCAGATGGTTGTAATCTTTTTCGCGTTGATCGGTGTTCCTAATCAACATGGAAATAGGCGCGCCTGTACTTTTCCCTTCAAAAATGCCCGACAAGATTTCGACTTTATCTTTTTCCCTTCGCTGAGATACCAAAGAAGATTGACCGGGTCTTCGCCGGTCTAATTCATATTGAATAAAATCGAGGTCAATGGTCAATTCTGCAGGACATCCATCAATCACCACACCTATAGCCGGGCCATGAGATTCGCCAAAAGTGGTAATGCGAAAAATCTTTCCGAAACTGTTGCCCGGCATATCCAAAAGTTTTAGTCAATAGTGAGGCGGTGGGTAAATTTTTTGCCGGCTTGTTTAATCAAAATCAGGAAGGTTCCTTTGCGGTAAAGGTTGAAGTCGGGAATAAACTTGCTGTAATTTCCTGTTACATTTTCAGAGTAAAGTAAACTGCCAACAACATCGTAAATTACAAAATCGGCCGGCTCTGCATTAGGAACAGAAAAAGAAAATCTGAAATATCCTTCTTTGTAATCCGGTTTTACGGTAAATTTTTCAACCGGCAGTTGTTCATAATTTAGGATGGATTTATCTCTGGAATTGAGGGTGGACATATCGAACATATCACATTCTGCCAAAGTGATTTGAACAGTCGGATAAGTTCCGGTAGATTGAGAATAGGTTTCAGTTTCCCAACTCAAAGACTCGGCCAAAGGAGGAATAGGTTGTCCTTCCATATTGACCCAACTATTGGTATATCCTCCTTCATCTGCAATGCGCTCTTTTTTTGCCGGAGAGATGGTTGTTCTTTTGGTATAGGTTTTTCCGTTCGCATCGGTTTCGGTGGTAGTAAATCTTTTGGTGCCATCGGGCAATTCCTCGACTACTGCCCCTTCAGGTATTTTGACAAAGTCTTCAGGTTTCAGCGTGTTTTCGTGTGAAATGCTCGGTGAGATGTCTAAAGTAACCGTTTTCTCTGTTGTACCGAAAGTTTTACCTTCGCGGTCTTTCCATACTGCGGGGTCTTCCATGATTTCTTCCGTTGCTATGGTTACCTGACGTTTTCCGTCAACGCCTTCATTTGCGATACTTTTTTGATCATAACCCAAAGATTTCAGCACCATTTCAATATCTGTTCCAGCTTTTAATATGGTATCAATGGTTGCTACCCCATTTTTATTTGAATCTGTAATCACCAAACGGATTTTACCGGGATTTTGAGCAACAAGTCCGGCACAATTAAATGTAAAGGCAACCAGAAAAATTAAGGACAACTGTTTCATTATGAATAGGTGTTGAAGCAGAAGAAAAATAATATTAGATGCAAAGTTAAGGGTTTGTTCTGATAAGCAATAAAAAATAGCTAATATTGCACGAAACTACCCATCTTAAATGCCCATTCAGCCCACAAAAGCAGACAAAATTGCCAAATTTAACCCAAGTGGGGTTGGCAATACTTCTTCAGGAATATTCGGGTTGCCCTTTGATTATTCCGATTCTGAAATTGTGATTATCCCGGTTCCCTGGGAAGTTACCACTTCTTACGGAGGAGGCACCGCTTTGGGTCCGGAGGCTGTTTTGAAAGCATCGCCCCAATTAGATTTATATGATTTTGACGTTCCGGATGCCTGGAAAATCGGCTTTCATTTATTGCCTATCAGTCAGGAATGGCAACAGAAAAACATAATTCTTCGCGAAAAGGCCATCCATTACATTAATTTTTTGGAATTAGGCGGAAAGGTAGAAAACAACATTCATTTGTATTCGATATTGGCGGAGATAAACTCCACCGCCTATCATTTGAATCAATGGTTAATCAGAGTGGCTTCTAAAATTTTGGCCGATGGTAAAATTCCTGCCGTATTAGGTGGTGATCACAGCACTCCGTTAGGCCTGATAGAAGCACTATCAAAAAAACATGCCGGTTTCGGTATTTTACAAATTGATGCTCATGCCGATTTGAGGAAAAGTTACGAGGGATTTGTTTTTTCTCATGCCTCCATTATGTACAATGCCTTAAAGTATCCTCAGGTCAGCAAATTGGTACAGGTAGGGGTTCGGGATATTTGTGAAGAAGAGGTTAACATGATTGAATCTTCCGAAAATAGAATTATCACTTTTTACGACCATGACATCAAAAGACGAACAGTCATCGAAAACAGTATTTCATGGTCAGAACTTTGCAATGAAATCATCGGCCATTTACCTGACAAGGTCTATATCAGTTTTGATATAGACGGATTAGATCCCAAACTGTGCCCCAATACCGGCACTCCGGTTCCGGGAGGGTTTGAGTTACAACCGGTTTTTTATCTGCTTTCGCAAGTAGTTGCTTCAGGTAGAGAAATCATAGGTTTTGATCTTTGTGAAGTAGCTCCATCGTCCAATAACGGGAACGAATGGGATGCAAATGTCGGAGCAAGGGTATTGTATAAGTTATCTGCACTTGCTGGAATTCAACGATTAGCAAAGCAATAATTGTTTGTTTATGCAGCATTTACCTGTTTTCATCTTGATAATTCCATTTTATATTTTGTAAAATATTTCCTTAAGTCGCGATTCTGTCAAGACTTTGTAGGTTTT
This is a stretch of genomic DNA from Sphingobacteriales bacterium. It encodes these proteins:
- the aroC gene encoding chorismate synthase; amino-acid sequence: MPGNSFGKIFRITTFGESHGPAIGVVIDGCPAELTIDLDFIQYELDRRRPGQSSLVSQRREKDKVEILSGIFEGKSTGAPISMLIRNTDQREKDYNHLKDKFRPSHADFTWQEKYKIRDYRGGGRSSARETAARVAAGAIAKMLLAKHGINVWGYVSQVGHLILKTPYTQLDKNNVEQNEVRCPDVEMAADMSDLIKKIRKQGDTIGGVVSAVISGLPPGLGEPVFDKLHARLGMAMLSINAAKGFEFGSGFNGVSMKGSEHNDLFFVNSEGKIDTHTNYSGGIQGGISNGMDIYFRVAFKPVATILKPQPTIDIYGNPVMVEGIGRHDPCVLPRAVPIVEAMAALVIADFLLLKQAVV
- a CDS encoding tetratricopeptide repeat protein, with product MPEALKYLNEANKLIHEGVEFSKTGHSKLKTKIDIYNLLATAYEYVGDIKKSIQFHMEEVAIAEKSEIKSSVSLAYNNLSSSHKNQGNIEEALKYQIKSLDAALSQDDPYFIGIAYGNLGSIFIELQKIDSALYYNELCISYLLKIKDNKEGQYGALGWVSNIQGNIYLKESKLDSAYRFYHRSRKYREEINHNLGKFLIYRDIANLHHQWKSNDSAFYYINQSIALGRENGFLRDLDHSYLLRSEMLQHKGRFKEALSDYVTSIQIRDSVINEENGKNLLRQSLQYEHNLQQLADSLQYAGKEQVLKERTQKQRLGLYATVLGLFLVIALAYSIYHGKKISDQLLLNILPEETAKELKQKGSSEAKLIDQVTVLFTDFKGFTQISEKLSPQELVTEIDTCFRAFDNIVQKYGVEKIKTIGDSYMCAGGLPVPNATHAVDVIQAALDMQQFMIKHKNERETVGKLFFEIRIGVHTGPVVAGIVGIKKYSYDIWGDTVNTASRMESSSEAGKVNISGTTYELVKNKFKFEYRGKIEAKHKGEIDMYFVETI
- a CDS encoding agmatinase family protein codes for the protein MPIQPTKADKIAKFNPSGVGNTSSGIFGLPFDYSDSEIVIIPVPWEVTTSYGGGTALGPEAVLKASPQLDLYDFDVPDAWKIGFHLLPISQEWQQKNIILREKAIHYINFLELGGKVENNIHLYSILAEINSTAYHLNQWLIRVASKILADGKIPAVLGGDHSTPLGLIEALSKKHAGFGILQIDAHADLRKSYEGFVFSHASIMYNALKYPQVSKLVQVGVRDICEEEVNMIESSENRIITFYDHDIKRRTVIENSISWSELCNEIIGHLPDKVYISFDIDGLDPKLCPNTGTPVPGGFELQPVFYLLSQVVASGREIIGFDLCEVAPSSNNGNEWDANVGARVLYKLSALAGIQRLAKQ